One genomic window of Streptomyces sp. NBC_01498 includes the following:
- a CDS encoding citrate synthase 2 — translation MSAFVPGLEGVVAFETEIAEPDKEGGALRYRGVDIEDLVGRVSYGNVWGLLVDGAFNPGLPAAEPFPLPVHSGDVRVDVQSALAMLAPVWGLKPLLDIDEATARDDLARAAVMALSYVAQSARGQGVPMVPQREIDKAESVVERFMIRWRGEPDPRHVKAVDAYWTSAAEHGMNASTFTARVIASTGADVAAALSGAVGAMSGPLHGGAPSRVLGMIEEIERLGDATAYVKQALDKGERLMGFGHRVYRAEDPRARVLRRTAKELDAPRYEVAEALEKAALAELHARRPDRVLATNVEFWAAIMLDFAEVPAHMFTSMFTCARTAGWSAHILEQKRTGRLVRPSARYVGPGTREPREIEGYDTIAT, via the coding sequence ATGTCCGCATTCGTACCCGGACTCGAAGGAGTCGTCGCTTTCGAGACGGAGATCGCCGAACCGGACAAGGAGGGCGGGGCCCTCCGCTACCGGGGAGTCGACATCGAGGACCTGGTCGGCCGCGTCTCCTACGGAAACGTGTGGGGCCTGCTCGTGGACGGGGCGTTCAACCCCGGCCTGCCGGCCGCCGAGCCCTTCCCCCTCCCCGTGCACAGCGGTGACGTCCGCGTCGACGTCCAGTCCGCGCTCGCGATGCTCGCCCCCGTCTGGGGCCTCAAACCGCTGCTCGACATCGACGAGGCGACGGCGCGTGACGACCTGGCGCGGGCGGCCGTCATGGCCCTGTCGTACGTCGCGCAGTCGGCGCGCGGCCAGGGTGTGCCGATGGTGCCGCAGCGCGAGATCGACAAGGCCGAGTCCGTGGTCGAGCGCTTCATGATCCGCTGGCGCGGTGAGCCCGATCCCCGGCACGTCAAGGCGGTCGACGCGTACTGGACGTCGGCGGCCGAGCACGGCATGAACGCCTCGACCTTCACCGCCCGTGTCATCGCCTCCACCGGCGCGGATGTCGCGGCTGCCCTGTCGGGCGCGGTCGGCGCCATGTCCGGCCCGCTGCACGGCGGCGCCCCGTCGCGGGTCCTCGGCATGATCGAGGAGATCGAGCGGCTGGGCGACGCGACGGCGTACGTGAAGCAGGCGCTCGACAAGGGCGAGCGGCTGATGGGCTTCGGCCACCGCGTGTACCGCGCGGAGGACCCCCGTGCCCGGGTACTCCGGCGTACGGCCAAGGAGTTGGACGCGCCGCGTTACGAGGTGGCGGAGGCCCTGGAGAAGGCCGCGCTGGCGGAACTGCACGCGCGCCGCCCGGACCGGGTGCTGGCGACGAACGTGGAGTTCTGGGCGGCGATCATGCTGGACTTCGCGGAGGTCCCGGCGCACATGTTCACGTCCATGTTCACCTGCGCGCGTACGGCGGGCTGGTCGGCGCACATCCTGGAACAGAAGCGGACGGGGCGGCTGGTGCGGCCTTCGGCGCGGTACGTGGGTCCGGGGACGCGCGAGCCGCGCGAGATCGAGGGGTACGACACGATCGCGACCTGA